In the Deltaproteobacteria bacterium genome, GGAGCGAATACACGTCGCCCTGCAGGCGCGACATCATGCGGCCCACCTCGGTCTTGTCCATGAAGGCCATGGCGACGTACTGGAGATGGACGAACATGGCCCGGCGCAGGTCGAAGATGACCTCCTCCCCGGTGCGGCTCACGATCCAGTCCTGGACGTAACTGGCGCCGTAGTTGAGCAGGATCGCCACGAAAAAGGCCAGCACCACCAGCCACAGGAGGGAAGCGTCCCCGCCCGCGGGAATGATGGCGTGGTCGATGGCGTGGCGGATGATCAGGGGAATCGCCAACTGCGCGCCGGTGAAGAGCAGCAGCGCGGCCATGGCGGTATAGAGGCGCCGCCGGTAGGGGTAGACGTAGGCAAAGAAGCGCCGGATGACGTGCCGGTCGAAGGCGGCGCCGAACATCTCCTCGTCGCGGCTGATCTGCGAGCCCACCACGGCCCGCGGCGGACGCTCCCTGCCGCCCCAGGCCTTCGGCGGGGTCATGTGTCGCTTGCCTCCCGCACCCCGGCTTCCGCCGCGAGATCGACGACGTCCTGGAGCGGGCCGTCGAGGGTCTGCAGGGCGAACAGCGCCGCGTACCGGCCGCGCAGGGCCACCAGCTCATCGTGGGTGCCGCGCTCCACGATCCTTCCGTTCTCGATGAAGAGGATCTCGTCGGCATGGCGCAGCGCCCCGAGACGGTGCGATACGATCAGCGTCGCGCAGTTGGCGGTGTGTTCCCCGAGCGCTTCGCGAATGCGCTGCTCGGTGCCGGCGTCGATGGCCGCCATGGAATCGTCGAGCACCAGCACCGCGGGGCGGAGCATGGCGGTGCGCGCGATGGCCACCCGCTGCTTCTGGCCGCCGGAAAGCGACACGCCGCGTTCTCCCACCAACGTCTCGTACCGCTCCGGCAACTGGTCGATGAACCCGTCGATCTGGGCGGTGGCGGCGGACCCCTCGATGGCCGCGTCATCCGCCCACGGATCGCCGTAGGCGATGTTGTTCTCCAGCGACGAGGTGAACAGGAACGGGTCCTGCTGCACCACGCGCACGGCGCGGCGCAGGGACTCGAGGGTGACGTCGCGGATGTCCTGGCCGTCCACGGTGATGCGCCCGCCGGTGACGTCGTAGTAGCGCGGCAGCAGGTGCGCGATGGTGGACTTGCCGCTGCCGGGGGGGCCGACGATGCCCAGGGTCCTGCCCCGTTCCACCCGGAACGAAACCCGCTCCAGGATCGGCGGCGAACCCTCCCCGGGATAGGCAAAGGAGACGTCCTCGAACTCCAGGACTCCGCCGGTGACCTCCAGGGGCCTCGCGTCCTCGCGGTCCCGGATCGGCGCCGCGAGATCCAGCACGGCGAACAGCCGCGAGCCGCAGGTGGAAGCGCGCGCGAACGCGTTCACCACCATGCCGAGCTGCCGCACCGGCTGCTGGAGAATGGTCATGAAGGTGAGAAACTCGGTCAGCGTGCCCACTGTCATGTAGCCGTTGATCACCCGCGACCCGCCCACCCACAGCACCAGTCCCATGGCGGCGAAGAAGGCGAAGTTCATGGCGGTGGTGGAGGAGACCCGCGTGCGGATGCGCCGTTCCGCCAGTGCCAGCGCGTGGTCCGAGGCGCCCTGGTACTTGTCCAGCTCGTAGGGCTCGGCGCCGAAGGCGCGCACCACCCGGATGCCGGTGAGGTTCTCGTCCATGATACGGCCCAGCACCCCCATCCGCTCCTGGAGCGCGAACCACATCTCGCGCAGTTTCAGCCGAACGGTGGTGGAGCGCCATGCCACGAACGGCACGAAGCTCAGGCTCAGGAAGCCGAGGAACAGGTCCGTGGACAGCAGCCGGTAGGCGCCCACGCCGACGAGGATCACGAACAGCAAGACCCGCAGCACCCCCATGTTCATGAAGGACCGCACCCCTTCCAGGTCGAGCATGCCGCGGGTGATCAGCTCGCCCGTGTGCACGCGGTCGTGGAAGGAGAAGTTCAGGTACTGGAGCTTGTCGTAGAACGCCATCCGGAGCTGGTAGGCGAGGTGGTGCCCCAGGGTCTCGCCGCAGTAGTTGTGGGTGAGGGTGAAAAGGCCGCGCAGGGTCGAGACCCCCAGCAGCATCAACGCGGTGCCGTAGAGGTAGTCGAGCGCCGCCTCGTCCGACACCGCCCCGCTCTCCAGCAACCCGACGGCGCCGTCGACGGCGTCCCCGAGGTACTGGGGGATCATGAGCTGGAAGGTCGCCGCGATGACGGTGGCCACCGCACCCAGGACGAGCCTGAACCGCTGCCGCGCCGCGAGCTTGAAGATGCGCCACAGGACCGCGAGGTCGTCGGTGGCGTCGCGGTCCTTGTCGATGTCCATGCCGGCGTACGCGCGTGCGTACACCTTCTTTTCGGGCGGCCGGTCCGCGCCGTTGCCGGAAGCCGCCCCGTTCGGCTGGGTGTCCATCGTGGCCATCTGTGAAGACGAGGCGCGCCGGTTCCCTCCTCCGAAACCCGCGACGCCGCCGTATCCGCTCAAACGTTGTTCAAGATAGTTCCTGCGCGTGCCGCGGTCAAACCGGCGTTCCCGGCAAGCCTAAAGTAACCGGTCCACCACCATCATCACCACCGCGAGCACGACCACGCCCACCACCACCGTCTGGAGCCGGCGCGGCTCCATCCGCTTGCACAGGGCGGCGCCGTAGTGAACCCCCGCGAGCGATCCCACGGACATGAACGCGGCCGCGGCGAGATCCACGTCCTGTGCGCCCTGTCCCCGGCCGATGAAGGCGTAGAGCGTGGACATGACCGTCATCAGCAGCACCGCGACGAAGATCGACGTACCCACGTAGCGCGACGTCTCCCGGTAGAACAGCAGCAGCGACGGGATGATCAGGATGCCGCCCCCGACCGAAGTCATGCCCATCACCGCCCCCACGAGGAAAAGGCACGGGAACTTCACCACCGCGCCGCGCCGGGACGAGAGGAAACGCGTATCCAACCGGTTGTAGTCGAAGAGCAGCGCCACCAGCGCGAAGCTGATGGACGCCATCACCATGTAGCTGACGATCTCCTGGAGCATCTCGACCCCGCTCGGAGAGAGCGAGACCCGGCTCCATTTCACCGCCAGGGCGCCCACCAGCACCCCGGGCACGGCCGCCAGGAAGAACCGGATGCCCACTTCGAGGTTCAGGGTCCCTTGCCGGTAGTGCCGGAAGCCGGCCCAGATCTTGGTGAGAACGCCGTAGAGCCCGGCCGTCCCCACCGCCGCGATGGGCTCCAGCTTGACGACCAGCAGCAGGAACGGGACCGTCAGCACGCCGCCGCCGATGCCCGTCAGCCCAATGAGAAAGCCCAACACAACGCCGGAAAGGAGGAGCAGGATGACGTCGGAGAGGATGATCTCGGGCATGGTGGTTTCTGCCGCACGCCTCAGCGAAACCCACGGACCAATCGGCAGGGGTGATGTCGTCGGAAGCGGGATCGGGGGTGGGATTCCCTACACTCTTAACGCATGCGCCTCGGTCGTGTCCAGGACGACCCGGTCGAGTGCGGCATCGTCCTGGACTTGACGAAGGGCTTGAGACCAACGCGGTGCGGGCCGCATGTTGACAGGTTCCTTCGGCAAGGGTACGAACTGCCCAGAACTCGGGCCGGCCCAATGGATTACGGCGTATTCGATCATCTCGACCGCGGCGACCTGCCGCTGACGGAGTACTACGAGGCGCGACTCCGGCTCGTGGAGGCGTACGATCGGGAGGGATTCTACGCCTACCACCTGGCAGAGCACCACTCGACGCCGCTCGGCATGGCGCCGTCGCCGAGCGTCTTCCTGGCCGCTGTCGCGCAGCGCACCCGGCGGCTCCGCTTCGGCCCCATGGTCTACGCGCTGCCGCTGTACCATCCCATCCGGCTGATCGAGGAGATCTGCATGCTCGACCAGATGAGCGGCGGGCGGCTCGACATCGGCTTCGGGCGCGGTGCGTCCCCCATCGAGCTGGCGGCGTACGGCCAGGATCCCAAGCAGGCCCAGCGCGTCTACGCGGAGGGCGTCGACCTCATCCTCCAAGGACTCACACGGAAGACTCTCGACTTCGCCGGGGAGTTCTTCACCTTCAGGGACGTACCCATGGAGCTCGAACCGTTGCAGCGGCCCCATCCGCCGCTGTGGTACGGCGTCCACTCCACGGAGAGCGCCGAACGGGCCGCCCGCCGCCGGCTCAACATCGTGAGCCTGGACCCGGCGCAGCCCACCCGTACCTTCACCGACCGGTTCCGCGAGGTCTGGAACGAACTCCACGGGAACGGTGCGGACCTGCCCAAGATCGGGTTGGGCCGCTTCATCGTCGTGGCCGACGACGATGAAACCGCCCTGCGCATCGCGCGGCGCGCCTACCCCGTGTGGCACCGGAGCTTCACCTACCTGTTCCGCCTCCGGGGCAGTTCTCCCAACCACCCGCGCCCGCCCGACTTCGACGGCGCCATCGCTTCCGGCCAAGGCGTTGCCGGCGCCCCGGACACGGTGAAGACCCTCCTCCGCGCGCAACTCCGAGGCGCCGGCGCCAACTACTTCATCGGCCAGTTCGCCTTCGGCGACATCTCCCTCGACGAAGCCCTCCGCTCCGTGGACCTGTTCGCCGAACACGTCGCGCCGGGCCTGGACTGACCGGGCCACAAGTCCAAGATCTGACCCTGTCGCTGGTAACCTCAGGATTCAGAAGAGGATTTCCCAACACTCCTCAAGCGAAGCGACGCCCACGAGCTCCGGCTGTTCGACATGCGGCAACTGCCGGCAGTTCCCCTGCGGCAGGATGCACCTGCGGAAGCCGAGCTTGCCCGCTTCCGCCACCCGCGCCTCGGCCCGCGTCACGGTGCGGATCTCCCCGGCCAGTCCCAGCTCTCCGACGAAGACGGCGTGCGGGTCCAGAGGCCGGTCCAGCGCGCTCGACGCCACTCCCGCCGCGATCCCCAGGTCCACCGCGGGTTCCGACACGCTGACACCGCCGGCGACGTTGATGAACACATCCTTGTCGTAGAAGTTCATCCCCTTGCGCTTCTCCAGGATGGCGAGGATCAGCGCCACCCGGTTGGTGTCGACGCCGATGCACGTGCGCCTGGGAAGGTTCAGGTAGGACCGCGTCACCAGCGACTGGATCTCCACCAGGATCGGGCGCGTACCCTCCATGCTCGGCACCACCACCGAGCCGGACCCGCCCAGGGGGCGCTCGGAGAGGAAGATCTGCGAGGGGTTGGGCACCTCGCGAAGCCCCGCCTCCTGCATCTCGAACACGCCGATCTCGTTGGTGGAGCCGAAGCGGTTCTTCACCGCGCGCAGGATGCGGAAGCTGTGGCCGCGTTCGCCCTCGAAATAGAGCACCGTGTCCACCATGTGCTCCAGGACGCGCGGGCCGGCGATGGCCCCGTCCTTGGTCACGTGCCCCACCAGGAAAGTGCCAACGCCGCTCTTCTTGGCCAGGGAGATCAGCGCGCTGGAACATTCCCGGACCTGTCCGATGCTTCCGGGCGCCGAAGGGATGGCCGAGGTGTGCACCGTCTGGATGGAGTCCACCACCAGCACCGCGGGGTTGACCGCCTTGACCTGTTCCAGGATGCGCTCCAGCGAGGTCTCACTCAGCACCAGCAGGCTTGAAGCGCCCAGGGCGATCCGCCGGGCGCGCATCTTGACCTGCTGCTCGGATTCCTCGCCCGAGACGTAGAGGCAGGGGGAACCGTCCCGGCTCAGGGCCGCCACCGCCTGGAGCAGCAGCGTCGACTTGCCGATGCCGGGGTCGCCGCCGATGAGCACCGCCGAGCCGTCCACCAGCCCGCCGCCGAGCACCCGGTCGAACTCCTCGATGCCGGAACGCATGCGCCGGTCCGTGTCCGCCGTCACCGCGTCGATGGGCGACGGCGCGTGCGCCGGCCCGGCCTCGCCGCCGCGCGCACCCGGCTCCACCGTGACCGCTTCCTCCACCAGCGAGTTCCACTGCCCGCAGTCCGGACACCGCCCGAGCCACTTGGGCGACTGGAAACCGCAGTTCTGACACTCGTAGACGACCCG is a window encoding:
- a CDS encoding ABC transporter ATP-binding protein, producing the protein MDIDKDRDATDDLAVLWRIFKLAARQRFRLVLGAVATVIAATFQLMIPQYLGDAVDGAVGLLESGAVSDEAALDYLYGTALMLLGVSTLRGLFTLTHNYCGETLGHHLAYQLRMAFYDKLQYLNFSFHDRVHTGELITRGMLDLEGVRSFMNMGVLRVLLFVILVGVGAYRLLSTDLFLGFLSLSFVPFVAWRSTTVRLKLREMWFALQERMGVLGRIMDENLTGIRVVRAFGAEPYELDKYQGASDHALALAERRIRTRVSSTTAMNFAFFAAMGLVLWVGGSRVINGYMTVGTLTEFLTFMTILQQPVRQLGMVVNAFARASTCGSRLFAVLDLAAPIRDREDARPLEVTGGVLEFEDVSFAYPGEGSPPILERVSFRVERGRTLGIVGPPGSGKSTIAHLLPRYYDVTGGRITVDGQDIRDVTLESLRRAVRVVQQDPFLFTSSLENNIAYGDPWADDAAIEGSAATAQIDGFIDQLPERYETLVGERGVSLSGGQKQRVAIARTAMLRPAVLVLDDSMAAIDAGTEQRIREALGEHTANCATLIVSHRLGALRHADEILFIENGRIVERGTHDELVALRGRYAALFALQTLDGPLQDVVDLAAEAGVREASDT
- a CDS encoding sulfite exporter TauE/SafE family protein, with the protein product MPEIILSDVILLLLSGVVLGFLIGLTGIGGGVLTVPFLLLVVKLEPIAAVGTAGLYGVLTKIWAGFRHYRQGTLNLEVGIRFFLAAVPGVLVGALAVKWSRVSLSPSGVEMLQEIVSYMVMASISFALVALLFDYNRLDTRFLSSRRGAVVKFPCLFLVGAVMGMTSVGGGILIIPSLLLFYRETSRYVGTSIFVAVLLMTVMSTLYAFIGRGQGAQDVDLAAAAFMSVGSLAGVHYGAALCKRMEPRRLQTVVVGVVVLAVVMMVVDRLL
- a CDS encoding LLM class flavin-dependent oxidoreductase; its protein translation is MDYGVFDHLDRGDLPLTEYYEARLRLVEAYDREGFYAYHLAEHHSTPLGMAPSPSVFLAAVAQRTRRLRFGPMVYALPLYHPIRLIEEICMLDQMSGGRLDIGFGRGASPIELAAYGQDPKQAQRVYAEGVDLILQGLTRKTLDFAGEFFTFRDVPMELEPLQRPHPPLWYGVHSTESAERAARRRLNIVSLDPAQPTRTFTDRFREVWNELHGNGADLPKIGLGRFIVVADDDETALRIARRAYPVWHRSFTYLFRLRGSSPNHPRPPDFDGAIASGQGVAGAPDTVKTLLRAQLRGAGANYFIGQFAFGDISLDEALRSVDLFAEHVAPGLD
- the radA gene encoding DNA repair protein RadA, with product MARARVVYECQNCGFQSPKWLGRCPDCGQWNSLVEEAVTVEPGARGGEAGPAHAPSPIDAVTADTDRRMRSGIEEFDRVLGGGLVDGSAVLIGGDPGIGKSTLLLQAVAALSRDGSPCLYVSGEESEQQVKMRARRIALGASSLLVLSETSLERILEQVKAVNPAVLVVDSIQTVHTSAIPSAPGSIGQVRECSSALISLAKKSGVGTFLVGHVTKDGAIAGPRVLEHMVDTVLYFEGERGHSFRILRAVKNRFGSTNEIGVFEMQEAGLREVPNPSQIFLSERPLGGSGSVVVPSMEGTRPILVEIQSLVTRSYLNLPRRTCIGVDTNRVALILAILEKRKGMNFYDKDVFINVAGGVSVSEPAVDLGIAAGVASSALDRPLDPHAVFVGELGLAGEIRTVTRAEARVAEAGKLGFRRCILPQGNCRQLPHVEQPELVGVASLEECWEILF